From the genome of Halomonas sp. I5-271120, one region includes:
- a CDS encoding UDP-2,3-diacylglucosamine diphosphatase yields MTTLLISDLHLHPGAPEITDGFFTYLEQTASKADALYILGDFFEAWVGDDILDLPEAEPSGNAGLVQRVANALNSLSSAGTAVYLMHGNRDFLIGKRFADACGATLLDDPTKLDNGGEPLLLMHGDSLCTRDEAYMAFRAQARDPQWQAQILAMSIPERLALAKQIREQSGDANSNKAEDIMDVTPDEVVKAMKAHGVALLIHGHTHRPAIHDLTLNDRPAIRIVLGDWQPDQGWDIRLEAGKAPELRDFPLDAPPST; encoded by the coding sequence ATGACGACTCTGCTGATTTCCGACCTGCACCTGCACCCGGGTGCCCCCGAGATCACCGACGGCTTCTTCACCTACCTGGAGCAAACGGCCAGTAAGGCGGATGCTCTGTATATCCTCGGCGATTTCTTCGAGGCCTGGGTCGGCGATGACATCCTCGACTTGCCAGAGGCCGAACCCAGCGGCAACGCTGGCCTGGTCCAGCGTGTCGCCAATGCGCTGAACAGCCTGAGCAGTGCCGGCACGGCGGTCTATTTGATGCATGGCAACCGCGATTTCCTGATCGGCAAGCGCTTTGCCGATGCCTGTGGCGCCACCCTGCTCGATGACCCCACCAAGCTCGACAACGGCGGCGAGCCGCTCCTGCTGATGCACGGCGACAGCCTGTGTACCCGTGACGAGGCCTACATGGCGTTTCGTGCCCAGGCCCGCGATCCTCAGTGGCAGGCGCAGATTCTGGCGATGTCTATCCCTGAGCGCCTGGCGCTGGCCAAGCAGATCCGCGAGCAGTCTGGCGATGCCAACTCCAACAAGGCCGAGGACATCATGGATGTCACACCCGATGAGGTGGTCAAGGCCATGAAGGCACATGGCGTGGCCCTGCTGATTCACGGCCATACGCACCGCCCGGCCATCCATGACCTCACGCTCAATGACCGGCCTGCCATACGCATCGTGCTGGGCGACTGGCAGCCCGATCAAGGCTGGGATATTCGCCTCGAAGCCGGAAAAGCTCCCGAGCTGCGCGACTTCCCGCTTGACGCACCGCCCAGCACTTGA
- a CDS encoding DUF1853 family protein, whose amino-acid sequence MSGWIVWQDVNVKRLSWLEESMDDDRVTNPDGMLDTWRHPLVRDLGWLCLAPDLLSMPCPGRPRLDELGLANGGWRDYLDRLEAAPQALEDWVGGAMNARLGHYHERLWQFLLESSPNTRLLAHNLPVMRERRTLGELDMVYQQTNRRRLSPLQEHQRQEHRPSDLPIHLEVAIKFYLGLTEGPGDATDQARWVGPGCADSLAGKRSHLFHHQLPLIDTPEARLAVSEFTGGMQSRPTAPEDGKRSLDQRMAMPGVLFYPWQRDPAKRPLPSPVEATAEHLRGQWLTWHDWPAFRAELVADTQGAWLHKPHWLAPPLPERLRPLEEVEAYLATRFSTGAAPLPLVLKGEDDIWHRLFIVGDDWPRKLPLPPAPVDFTR is encoded by the coding sequence ATGTCAGGATGGATAGTCTGGCAGGACGTCAACGTTAAACGCCTGTCCTGGCTTGAGGAATCGATGGACGACGACAGAGTAACGAATCCCGACGGCATGCTGGACACCTGGCGCCACCCGCTGGTGCGTGACCTTGGCTGGCTGTGCCTCGCCCCGGACTTGCTGAGCATGCCCTGCCCTGGCCGGCCGAGGCTTGATGAACTGGGGCTTGCGAATGGGGGCTGGCGAGACTACCTGGATCGGCTGGAAGCCGCTCCCCAGGCACTGGAAGACTGGGTAGGCGGCGCCATGAATGCGCGCTTGGGGCACTATCACGAGCGGCTCTGGCAATTCCTGCTCGAGAGCTCACCCAATACACGGCTGCTGGCCCACAACCTGCCGGTGATGCGCGAACGACGCACCTTGGGTGAGCTGGACATGGTCTATCAGCAAACGAACCGTCGGCGACTGTCACCCTTGCAGGAACACCAGCGGCAGGAGCACCGCCCGAGCGATTTGCCCATTCACCTGGAAGTCGCGATCAAGTTCTACCTGGGCCTCACCGAGGGCCCCGGCGACGCCACTGACCAGGCGCGCTGGGTGGGGCCTGGCTGCGCGGATAGCCTGGCCGGCAAGCGAAGCCATCTCTTCCACCATCAGCTGCCGCTGATCGACACCCCGGAAGCGCGCCTCGCCGTCAGCGAATTCACTGGAGGTATGCAGAGCAGGCCCACTGCCCCAGAGGATGGCAAAAGAAGCCTGGATCAGCGCATGGCAATGCCCGGCGTGCTCTTCTACCCCTGGCAGCGCGACCCGGCAAAAAGGCCGTTGCCCTCGCCTGTCGAAGCCACCGCCGAGCACCTGCGCGGCCAGTGGCTCACCTGGCACGACTGGCCGGCCTTTCGCGCCGAGCTGGTCGCTGACACCCAAGGGGCCTGGCTGCACAAGCCTCATTGGCTGGCCCCACCGCTCCCCGAGCGGCTCAGACCGCTCGAGGAAGTCGAGGCCTATCTGGCGACGCGCTTCAGCACCGGCGCAGCACCTCTGCCCCTGGTGCTCAAGGGTGAGGACGACATCTGGCACCGGCTATTCATCGTCGGCGACGACTGGCCGCGCAAGCTGCCGCTGCCGCCCGCCCCGGTGGACTTCACCCGCTGA
- the cysS gene encoding cysteine--tRNA ligase, translating into MQIYNTLTRRKEPLSPIEPGKLGMYVCGITVYDYCHIGHARVMVAFDVITRYLRSRGYDVNYVRNITDIDDKILKRAEENGEAIGALTERMIAAMHEDENRLKVLRPDHEPRATRHIDDIVAMIETLIDKGYAYAADNGDVYYRVRKFAEYGKLNNRDPDEMRSGARIDVGEHKEDPLDFVLWKAAKPGEASWPSPWGEGRPGWHIECSAMSTCCLGNTFDIHGGGPDLTFPHHENEIAQSEAATGSRYVNTWMHAGAVRVDSEKMSKSLGNFFTIREVLEVHDPEVVRYLLVASHYRSPINYAPDALDDARRSLERFYNALNGVEAVEGQVEARFDERFTAAMDDDFNTPEALAALFDLARELNVAKKEAPETAPALAFELKRLGEVLGLFDQDPAAFLQAGATALAIGEDEIEARIAARAAAKKARDFAEADRIREELSALGITLKDSREGTTWVVDRD; encoded by the coding sequence ATGCAGATTTACAACACCCTGACGCGCCGCAAGGAACCGCTCTCGCCGATCGAGCCCGGCAAGCTTGGCATGTACGTCTGCGGTATCACCGTCTATGACTACTGCCACATCGGGCATGCCCGGGTGATGGTGGCCTTCGATGTCATCACCCGCTATCTGCGTTCGCGGGGCTATGACGTCAACTACGTGCGCAATATCACCGATATTGACGACAAGATCCTCAAGCGTGCCGAAGAAAATGGCGAAGCGATCGGCGCGCTGACCGAGCGCATGATTGCCGCCATGCACGAGGACGAGAACCGTCTCAAGGTCCTGCGCCCGGATCACGAGCCCCGCGCCACTCGCCACATCGATGACATCGTTGCGATGATCGAGACCCTCATCGACAAGGGCTATGCCTACGCAGCCGACAATGGCGATGTCTACTACCGTGTTCGCAAGTTTGCCGAGTACGGCAAGCTCAATAACCGCGACCCGGACGAGATGCGCTCCGGTGCGCGCATCGATGTCGGCGAGCACAAGGAAGACCCGCTGGACTTCGTGCTGTGGAAGGCCGCCAAACCGGGCGAGGCCAGCTGGCCCTCGCCCTGGGGCGAAGGCCGTCCCGGCTGGCATATCGAATGCTCGGCGATGTCGACCTGCTGCTTGGGTAACACCTTCGATATCCATGGCGGTGGGCCGGACCTTACCTTCCCCCACCACGAGAATGAGATCGCCCAGAGCGAAGCGGCCACCGGTTCACGCTACGTGAACACCTGGATGCACGCCGGTGCGGTGCGCGTCGACAGTGAGAAGATGTCCAAGTCGCTGGGCAACTTCTTTACTATCCGCGAGGTGCTCGAGGTTCACGACCCGGAAGTGGTGCGCTACTTGCTGGTGGCGAGCCACTATCGCAGCCCGATCAACTATGCGCCGGATGCCCTCGATGATGCTCGTCGCTCGCTGGAGCGTTTCTACAACGCCCTGAACGGCGTCGAGGCGGTCGAAGGTCAGGTGGAGGCACGCTTCGACGAGCGCTTCACTGCGGCCATGGATGATGATTTCAACACCCCCGAGGCCCTGGCGGCGCTCTTCGACCTGGCCCGTGAGCTGAACGTGGCCAAGAAGGAGGCCCCCGAGACTGCCCCGGCGCTGGCCTTCGAGCTGAAGCGCCTGGGCGAGGTGCTGGGGCTCTTCGATCAGGACCCGGCGGCCTTCCTTCAGGCGGGCGCCACGGCGCTTGCCATCGGCGAAGACGAGATCGAGGCGCGTATTGCGGCGCGCGCCGCGGCCAAGAAGGCCAGGGACTTCGCCGAGGCTGATCGCATCCGCGAGGAACTCTCGGCGCTGGGTATCACCCTCAAGGATTCCCGCGAGGGCACCACCTGGGTCGTTGATCGCGACTGA
- a CDS encoding ABC transporter permease — translation MRTDPVIMGAAILSPWRRWAAPLGWFAALGTLLVVMPHLGSLFAAIDPEAREPIYRRDAFVDLLANHLLLVAGASSIAIVSGVSGAIMVTRSWGRDFLPLVSQLASIGQTFPPVAVLALAVPWLGFGGLPTVVALVLYGLLPIVRNTLVGIGEVDSATREAARGMGMSPNQVLWQLELPLAAPVILAGIRTSVTVGIATAAIGSTIGAKTLGDPIIAGIINGNTAYILQGAILIGVLALSIDSVFARLLPSQR, via the coding sequence ATGAGGACTGATCCCGTTATCATGGGCGCTGCTATTCTATCGCCTTGGCGACGCTGGGCGGCTCCACTTGGCTGGTTCGCGGCGCTTGGCACGCTGCTGGTCGTCATGCCGCACTTGGGGTCGCTGTTCGCTGCCATCGACCCCGAGGCCCGTGAGCCGATCTATCGTCGTGATGCCTTCGTCGATCTGTTGGCCAATCACCTGCTGCTGGTGGCCGGTGCCTCGTCCATCGCCATCGTAAGCGGGGTGAGTGGCGCGATCATGGTCACCCGGTCCTGGGGGCGTGATTTTCTGCCACTGGTCAGTCAGTTGGCCTCCATCGGTCAGACCTTCCCTCCGGTAGCGGTGCTGGCGCTTGCTGTGCCCTGGCTGGGATTCGGCGGGCTGCCTACCGTGGTGGCCCTGGTGCTCTACGGCCTGCTGCCGATAGTGCGCAATACCCTGGTCGGTATCGGAGAGGTGGATTCCGCCACCCGGGAGGCCGCTCGAGGCATGGGCATGTCGCCAAACCAGGTGCTCTGGCAGCTCGAGCTGCCGTTGGCCGCGCCGGTCATTCTGGCCGGTATCCGCACCTCGGTGACCGTGGGGATTGCCACCGCGGCGATCGGTTCGACCATCGGCGCCAAGACCCTGGGGGACCCGATCATCGCCGGCATCATCAATGGCAACACGGCCTACATCCTGCAGGGCGCTATCCTGATTGGTGTGCTGGCGCTTTCCATAGACAGCGTCTTCGCACGCCTGCTGCCCTCACAGCGCTGA
- a CDS encoding ABC transporter permease — translation MSPSSSLSQRRSASPNRVLLALMPAALAALTLLDIASVQPNRIVPGQGMDLWAMLGPAGVLLTLLPLGIVGLAWRATTLRLRWALCLVVLAMLALPVGLAGFCRVFIDPSAPYARAGLAAGFWVLLFVFMLALIELKGSLRLPRGSWWGLGALMLGAWALSLASGVLDKLALMQEYLGRSDKFVEALVYHSLLVASAVGLSLIMGFALALAMRRWPRLERSINGLLSLIQTIPSLALFGLLLAPLAWLADRYDWLAALGVQGIGAAPALIALVGYSLLPMTRNTFVALGDVDPGVIESARGMGMSPSQIFLQVRLPLALPVMIEGVRITSIQAIGLAAVAALIGAGGLGTFVFQGLGQAAMDLVLLGALPIIAMAVIVDGLLTALAGALRQGVRHD, via the coding sequence GTGTCACCTTCCTCGTCACTTTCACAGCGGCGCTCGGCGTCCCCTAACCGGGTGCTGTTGGCCCTGATGCCGGCAGCGCTTGCGGCGCTGACGCTTCTGGATATCGCCAGCGTTCAGCCCAATCGCATCGTGCCGGGGCAGGGCATGGATCTATGGGCGATGCTGGGTCCCGCCGGGGTGCTCCTGACGCTACTCCCGTTGGGGATTGTCGGCCTGGCCTGGCGGGCCACGACGCTCCGGTTGCGCTGGGCCCTATGCCTGGTCGTGCTTGCCATGCTCGCTCTGCCCGTTGGGCTGGCAGGTTTCTGTCGTGTTTTTATCGACCCCAGTGCCCCCTACGCCCGAGCGGGGTTGGCGGCGGGGTTCTGGGTGCTGCTGTTCGTGTTCATGCTGGCGCTGATCGAGCTCAAGGGGAGTCTGCGGCTGCCGCGTGGCAGTTGGTGGGGGCTCGGCGCGCTGATGCTCGGGGCCTGGGCCTTGTCGCTTGCCAGCGGGGTGTTGGATAAGCTGGCCCTGATGCAGGAGTACCTGGGTCGCAGCGACAAGTTTGTCGAAGCGCTTGTTTACCACAGTCTGTTGGTCGCCTCGGCGGTAGGGCTGAGCCTGATAATGGGGTTTGCCCTGGCACTGGCCATGCGCCGCTGGCCGCGGCTCGAGCGCAGCATCAATGGGCTTCTGAGCCTGATTCAGACCATTCCCAGCCTGGCCCTGTTCGGTTTGTTGCTGGCGCCACTGGCCTGGCTCGCCGATCGCTATGACTGGCTGGCGGCACTCGGCGTGCAGGGCATCGGCGCGGCACCGGCGCTGATCGCCCTGGTGGGTTACAGCCTGCTGCCGATGACCCGCAATACCTTCGTGGCGCTGGGTGATGTCGATCCCGGGGTTATCGAATCGGCCCGGGGCATGGGCATGAGCCCCAGCCAGATATTCCTCCAGGTGCGCTTGCCGCTGGCACTGCCGGTAATGATCGAGGGCGTGCGCATTACCAGCATTCAGGCGATTGGCCTGGCGGCGGTGGCCGCGCTGATTGGTGCCGGCGGGCTCGGCACCTTCGTCTTTCAGGGGCTGGGGCAGGCCGCCATGGATCTGGTGCTGCTAGGTGCCTTGCCGATCATCGCCATGGCGGTGATCGTCGATGGCCTGCTGACCGCCCTGGCCGGAGCGCTGCGACAAGGAGTTCGTCATGACTGA
- a CDS encoding ABC transporter ATP-binding protein, whose translation MTEQVRIALLNVSKRFGEDTAVDGLSLAIAPGELCVLVGTSGCGKSTTLRMINRLIEHSDGQIHIDGQPIREINEQALRRRIGYAIQSTGLFPHWTVARNIGLVPRLLKWPAERIQKRTRELMQLLGLNEAEFAGKYPHQLSGGQAQRVGVARALAADPDILLMDEPFGALDPITRESLQDELLRLQARLHKTIVFVTHDMEEALKLADRIVVMNRGQVVQQGSPQELLTAPENAFVESLLGGRDRGLKQAGLIAVRDVMHPTGARRQTTAAAVGADDDLREALSVMLLHRLSSLTVVDERDRTVGTLGVDDIMHRKNLLPAASAKSSHKPASRSDTGDASEGKAKAQNSSQDSSRDDAKDSDGETASPQASEPRHED comes from the coding sequence ATGACTGAGCAGGTGCGAATCGCGCTGCTGAACGTGTCCAAACGCTTTGGCGAGGACACCGCCGTTGACGGCCTATCGCTTGCCATCGCGCCTGGTGAGCTCTGTGTGCTGGTGGGCACCTCTGGATGTGGCAAGTCCACCACCCTGCGCATGATCAATCGACTCATCGAGCACAGTGACGGCCAGATCCATATCGACGGTCAGCCGATTCGCGAGATCAACGAGCAGGCGCTGCGTCGGCGCATCGGCTATGCCATCCAGAGTACCGGGCTCTTCCCGCACTGGACGGTCGCTCGCAACATCGGCCTGGTGCCGCGGCTGTTGAAATGGCCCGCTGAGCGCATCCAGAAGCGAACCCGCGAGCTGATGCAGCTGTTGGGTCTCAATGAAGCCGAGTTCGCCGGCAAGTACCCCCACCAGCTCTCCGGCGGTCAGGCGCAGCGTGTCGGTGTGGCCCGTGCCCTGGCGGCTGACCCTGACATCCTGCTGATGGACGAGCCCTTCGGCGCCCTGGATCCTATTACCCGGGAATCCCTGCAGGACGAACTGCTCAGGCTCCAGGCGCGGCTGCACAAGACGATTGTCTTCGTGACTCACGACATGGAAGAGGCCCTGAAGCTGGCCGATCGCATCGTGGTCATGAATCGCGGGCAGGTCGTACAGCAGGGCAGCCCCCAAGAGCTACTGACGGCACCGGAGAATGCGTTCGTCGAATCACTGCTCGGCGGGCGTGATCGGGGCCTCAAACAGGCGGGGCTCATTGCTGTGCGTGACGTGATGCACCCGACCGGTGCGCGCCGCCAGACCACGGCGGCGGCCGTCGGCGCAGATGACGACCTGCGTGAGGCCCTGTCAGTGATGCTCCTGCATCGGCTGTCGAGCCTGACCGTGGTGGATGAGCGCGATCGCACGGTGGGCACACTGGGGGTCGATGACATCATGCACCGCAAGAACCTGCTCCCTGCCGCCTCGGCAAAGTCCTCCCACAAGCCCGCGTCCAGAAGCGACACCGGCGATGCGTCCGAAGGTAAGGCCAAGGCTCAGAATAGTTCCCAGGACAGTTCCAGGGATGATGCCAAGGATAGCGACGGGGAAACGGCGTCACCCCAGGCCTCGGAGCCTCGCCATGAGGACTGA
- a CDS encoding ABC transporter substrate-binding protein has product MKRTLTWIAALATSAMVGQAQAAAPVVVSSKIDTEGSVLGELIMQSLEAGGIDTENRLQLGGTSIVRQAIIAGEIDIYPEYTGNGAFFFDMADSPVWKNAAEAHAKVSELDREANGLVWLTPAEANNTWAMSVRGDLAREHGLESLEDLSTYLAQGGEFKFAASAEFVESEAALPAFEQAYGFELDSDQLVVLSGGNTAATLRAAALQTNGVNAAMAYGTDGGLNALDLRVLKDTLEVQPVYQPAPVVRQAVLDAYPQIPELLSPVFEALDLETLQRLNGEVAVNGADPAKVAATFLDQLEQ; this is encoded by the coding sequence ATGAAGCGGACATTGACATGGATAGCAGCATTGGCAACCAGTGCTATGGTCGGGCAGGCACAGGCTGCCGCCCCGGTGGTGGTTTCCTCGAAGATTGACACCGAGGGCTCGGTGCTCGGGGAACTGATCATGCAGTCGCTGGAAGCCGGCGGCATCGACACTGAAAACCGCCTGCAGCTGGGGGGCACCAGCATCGTGCGCCAGGCGATCATCGCCGGCGAGATCGATATCTACCCCGAGTACACCGGTAACGGTGCCTTCTTCTTCGACATGGCGGACAGCCCGGTGTGGAAGAATGCCGCCGAGGCTCATGCCAAGGTCAGTGAGCTGGATCGCGAGGCCAACGGCTTGGTGTGGCTTACCCCGGCCGAGGCCAATAATACCTGGGCGATGAGCGTGCGCGGTGACCTGGCCCGGGAGCATGGCCTCGAGTCCCTTGAGGACCTATCGACGTATCTTGCGCAAGGAGGTGAGTTCAAGTTCGCCGCCAGCGCTGAATTCGTCGAATCGGAAGCGGCCTTGCCGGCATTCGAGCAAGCCTATGGCTTCGAACTCGACTCTGACCAGCTGGTGGTGCTCTCCGGCGGTAACACCGCCGCCACCCTACGCGCCGCTGCACTGCAAACCAATGGCGTCAACGCCGCCATGGCCTACGGCACCGATGGCGGACTGAATGCGCTGGACCTGCGCGTGCTCAAGGACACCCTGGAAGTGCAGCCGGTCTATCAGCCGGCCCCGGTGGTGCGCCAAGCGGTGCTCGACGCCTATCCGCAGATTCCCGAACTGCTCTCGCCGGTGTTCGAGGCACTGGACCTCGAGACGCTCCAGCGTCTGAACGGTGAAGTCGCCGTCAACGGTGCCGACCCGGCCAAGGTCGCGGCGACCTTCCTCGACCAGCTCGAGCAATAA
- a CDS encoding glutamine--tRNA ligase/YqeY domain fusion protein, with translation MSNDSTSAPNFIRNQISEEIEAGKVDKIVTRFPPEPNGFLHIGHAKSICLNFGLAEQFGGDCHLRFDDTNPAKEEQAYIDAIKEDLHWMGFEWAGDVRYASDYFDQLYAWAQHLIREGKAYVDDLSPDEIREYRGTLTEAGRPSPYRERSPEESLDLLERMKQGEFAESEKVLRAKIDMASPNINLRDPILYRIRHASHHQTGEKWKIYPSYDFAHGQSDAIEGVTHSICTLEFEDHRPLYEWFLDNLPVPAKPRQIEFARLNLNYTLTSKRKLKLLVDQGIVDGWDDPRLPTISGMRRRGYTPASIRKFCDMIGVTRADGGLVEIAMLYHAIRSDLEDNAPRAMCVMKPLKVVLTNVPDDHDEVFEVAGHPARDDMGSRKLPFTREIWIDQDDFMEEPPKKFFRLAPEKEVRLRNGYVIRCDEVIKDDAGEISELRCSVDFETLGKNPEGRKVKGVIHWVSAEHGVPVEVRQYDNLFQIEVPDKDKDADFLDHLNPESLVTVEGIAEPSIRDATPEARYQFERVGYFCADRHACAEGKLVFNRTVGLKDGWAKAQKKG, from the coding sequence ATGAGCAATGACAGCACCAGCGCCCCGAACTTCATTCGCAACCAGATCAGCGAAGAGATCGAGGCTGGCAAGGTCGACAAGATCGTTACCCGCTTTCCGCCGGAGCCCAATGGCTTCCTGCATATCGGCCATGCCAAGTCGATCTGCCTGAACTTCGGCCTGGCCGAGCAGTTTGGCGGCGACTGTCACCTGCGTTTCGATGACACCAACCCGGCCAAGGAAGAGCAGGCCTATATCGATGCCATCAAGGAAGACCTGCACTGGATGGGCTTCGAATGGGCCGGTGACGTGCGCTATGCGTCCGATTACTTCGATCAGCTCTACGCCTGGGCGCAGCACCTGATCCGCGAAGGCAAGGCCTATGTCGACGACCTGTCGCCGGACGAGATCCGCGAGTACCGTGGCACCCTGACCGAAGCCGGTCGGCCGAGCCCCTATCGCGAGCGTAGCCCCGAGGAAAGTCTCGACCTGCTCGAACGCATGAAGCAGGGCGAGTTCGCCGAGAGCGAGAAGGTGCTGCGCGCCAAGATCGATATGGCGTCACCCAATATCAATCTGCGCGACCCGATCCTCTATCGCATTCGCCACGCCAGTCACCACCAGACCGGCGAAAAGTGGAAGATCTATCCGTCCTACGACTTTGCTCACGGCCAGTCGGATGCCATCGAAGGCGTGACCCACTCGATCTGCACCCTGGAGTTCGAGGATCATCGCCCGCTCTACGAATGGTTCCTCGACAACCTGCCGGTACCGGCCAAACCACGCCAGATCGAATTCGCGCGCCTCAATCTGAATTACACCCTGACCTCCAAGCGCAAGCTCAAGCTGCTGGTGGATCAGGGTATCGTCGATGGCTGGGATGACCCCCGTCTGCCGACGATTTCGGGCATGCGTCGCCGCGGCTACACCCCGGCGTCGATTCGCAAGTTCTGCGACATGATCGGCGTGACCCGTGCCGACGGCGGCCTGGTCGAGATTGCCATGCTCTACCACGCGATCCGTTCGGACCTTGAGGACAACGCGCCGCGTGCCATGTGCGTGATGAAGCCCCTCAAGGTGGTACTGACCAACGTGCCCGACGATCACGACGAAGTGTTCGAGGTCGCCGGCCATCCGGCACGAGACGACATGGGCTCTCGCAAGCTGCCGTTCACCCGCGAGATTTGGATCGACCAGGACGACTTCATGGAGGAGCCGCCGAAGAAGTTCTTCCGCCTGGCGCCCGAGAAGGAAGTGCGGCTGCGCAACGGCTATGTGATCCGCTGCGATGAGGTGATCAAGGACGATGCTGGCGAGATCAGCGAGCTGCGCTGTTCGGTGGACTTCGAGACCCTCGGCAAGAACCCGGAAGGCCGCAAGGTCAAGGGCGTCATTCATTGGGTCAGCGCCGAGCACGGCGTGCCGGTCGAAGTGCGTCAGTACGACAACCTCTTCCAGATCGAAGTCCCGGACAAGGACAAGGACGCCGACTTCCTGGATCACTTGAACCCTGAGTCGCTGGTCACCGTCGAAGGCATTGCCGAGCCGTCGATCCGTGATGCTACCCCCGAAGCGCGCTATCAGTTCGAGCGGGTCGGCTACTTCTGCGCCGACCGCCACGCCTGCGCCGAGGGCAAGCTGGTGTTCAACCGCACGGTGGGGCTGAAGGACGGCTGGGCCAAGGCACAGAAGAAGGGCTGA
- a CDS encoding recombination-associated protein RdgC, with product MWFKHLHLYRLHDAPQIAHDDLDDQLAEQAFRPLGGSEATRLGWRTPGGRGSERHLHEIQGHRLLSALRQERVLPASVVREEVEERCADREAAEGRPLPRKEKQAIKEQVYEELLPRAFIKSQKVDLWWDTRRDLIAVNASSRARAEEILDLLRQTLGSLKVTPLATQALPIRAMTAWLKEADSRPTGLLLGDQVELKAQGDDGVLRARAVDLDSEEIQTLLEGGRQAHKLALEVEGQLSMVLHDDLALKSLRFSDALLDEASQANDGDDAILRMEADFVLMAQTLAEVVERLIGWLDGEASAAPSP from the coding sequence ATGTGGTTTAAGCACCTGCATCTCTATCGCCTGCATGACGCCCCGCAGATCGCCCACGACGACCTGGACGACCAGCTCGCCGAACAAGCCTTCCGCCCGCTGGGCGGTAGCGAAGCCACGCGGCTGGGCTGGCGGACGCCGGGCGGCCGTGGCAGTGAACGCCACCTCCATGAGATCCAGGGGCACCGCCTGCTGTCGGCACTACGTCAGGAGCGCGTGCTGCCGGCAAGCGTGGTGCGTGAGGAAGTCGAGGAGCGCTGCGCCGACCGGGAGGCCGCCGAAGGCCGTCCGCTGCCACGCAAGGAAAAGCAGGCGATCAAGGAACAGGTCTACGAAGAACTGCTGCCGCGCGCCTTCATCAAGAGTCAGAAGGTCGACCTGTGGTGGGACACTCGCCGCGACCTGATCGCCGTCAACGCCAGCAGCCGTGCCCGCGCCGAGGAAATTCTCGACCTGCTGCGCCAGACGCTGGGCAGCCTCAAGGTGACTCCGCTTGCGACCCAGGCCTTGCCGATTCGCGCCATGACCGCATGGCTCAAGGAAGCGGACAGTCGCCCGACCGGCCTTTTACTCGGCGACCAGGTCGAGCTCAAGGCTCAGGGAGATGATGGCGTGCTGCGCGCCCGGGCCGTGGATCTGGACAGCGAAGAGATCCAGACCCTGCTCGAAGGCGGACGCCAAGCCCACAAGCTGGCACTCGAGGTCGAAGGACAGCTATCCATGGTCCTGCACGACGACCTCGCCCTCAAGTCTCTGCGTTTTTCCGACGCGCTGCTTGATGAGGCCAGCCAAGCCAATGACGGCGATGACGCCATACTTCGCATGGAGGCCGACTTCGTGCTGATGGCGCAGACCCTGGCCGAAGTCGTGGAACGGCTGATCGGCTGGTTGGACGGCGAAGCCTCTGCTGCGCCCAGCCCATGA
- a CDS encoding peptidylprolyl isomerase translates to MIVLQTNYGDITIELDFDKAPKTAANFQQYVTDGHYDDTLFHRVIDGFMVQGGGFDTDFNQKPTREPIENEADNGLKNRKGTLAMARTQDPHSATAQFFINIADNDFLDHSGKNLQGWGYCVFGRVVDGMDVVDKIRAVPTSRRGMHADVPADDVVIQRAYLKDDAQDDA, encoded by the coding sequence ATGATTGTTCTCCAGACCAATTACGGCGACATCACCATCGAGCTGGATTTCGACAAGGCGCCCAAGACCGCCGCGAATTTCCAGCAGTACGTGACCGACGGCCACTATGACGACACTCTCTTCCATCGCGTCATCGACGGTTTCATGGTTCAAGGCGGTGGTTTCGACACCGACTTCAACCAGAAGCCGACCCGTGAGCCGATCGAGAACGAAGCCGACAACGGCCTGAAGAATCGCAAGGGCACCCTGGCCATGGCCCGCACCCAGGACCCGCATTCGGCCACCGCCCAATTCTTCATCAACATCGCCGACAACGACTTCCTCGATCACAGCGGCAAGAACCTGCAGGGCTGGGGCTACTGCGTGTTTGGCCGGGTGGTCGATGGTATGGACGTGGTCGACAAGATCCGCGCCGTGCCGACCAGTCGCCGCGGCATGCACGCCGACGTACCCGCCGACGACGTGGTGATCCAGCGCGCCTACCTCAAGGATGACGCTCAAGACGACGCCTGA